A region of Vigna radiata var. radiata cultivar VC1973A chromosome 6, Vradiata_ver6, whole genome shotgun sequence DNA encodes the following proteins:
- the LOC106764757 gene encoding transcriptional corepressor SEUSS isoform X1 has translation MVPPGPPTPLGAQSVPSLLRSNSGMLGGQGGPVPSQTSFPSLVAQRNQFNNMNMIGNMSNVTSLLNQSFPNGIPNSGLAGHGSSQRGGGVDAGAESDPLSGVGSGINFGNALQSNLGNPGSSGQGQSQQFSNASGNQMMSDQQHSQQLELQSFQHSQPSMQQFSAPLNAQQQQQHFQSIRGGMGGVGSVKLEPQVNNDQFGQQQQQLSSRNLAQVKLEPQQLQTMRNMAAVKMEPQHTDQQFLHQQQQQQQQQQQLLHMSRQSSQAAAAHMNHLLQQQRLLQYQQHQQQQQQQLLKAMPQQRPHLPQQFQQQNMRSPVKPPYEPGMCARRLTHYMYQQQHRPEDNNIEFWRKFVAEYFAPNAKKKWCVSMYGSGRQTTGVFPQDVWHCEICNRKPGRGFEATAEVLPRLFKIKYESGTLEELLYVDMPREYHNSSGQIVLDYAKAIQESVFEQLRVVRDGQLRIVFSPDLKICSWEFCARRHEELIPRRLLIPQISQLGAVAQKYQAITQNATPNLSVPELQSNCNMFVASARQLAKALEVPLVNDLGYTKRYVRCLQISEVVNSMKDLIDYSRETRTGPMDSLAKFPRRTSGSSGLHSQAQQSEDHLQQQSQPQQPLPHMVPHTSNGDQNSVQTAAMQITSTNGVTNVNNSVNAASASTTTSTIVGLLHQNSVNSRQNSMNNASSPYGGSSVQIPSPGSSGNVPQAQPNASPFQSPTPSSSNNPQTSHPALTSGNHMGTANSPANIPLQQQQTSHPAEADTTDAQSSVQKIIHDMMMSSQMNGPGGMTGSLGNDMKNVNGILQGSNNSGLNNNGGHVGNGGVNSNSGVGVGGYGTMGLGPSGMSNGMRPVMGHNSIMNGRGGLASLAREQVMNQQDLSTQLLSGLGAVNGFNNLQFDWKPSP, from the exons ATGGTTCCTCCTGGCCCCCCTACGCCTCTTGGTGCCCAGTCTGTGCCGTCACTTTTGAGATCGAATTCTGGAATGTTGGGGGGTCAAGGCGGCCCTGTGCCTTCACAAACTTCGTTCCCTTCGCTGGTTGCGCAGCGAAACCAGTTTAACAACATGAACATGATAGGTAATATGTCTAATGTAACTTCCTTATTGAATCAGTCTTTTCCGAATGGAATTCCGAATTCTGGACTAGCTGGCCATGGGAGCAGCCAGCGCGGTGGAGGGGTTGATGCTGGGGCAGAATCGGATCCGCTCTCTGGTGTTGGCAGTGGAATCAATTTTGGCAATGCTTTGCAATCGAATTTGGGTAACCCGGGTTCATCTGGTCAAGGTCAGAGTCAACAATTTTCAAATGCTTCTGGTAACCAGATGATGTCAGATCAACAGCATTCCCAGCAACTCGAACTTCAGAGTTTTCAGCATAGTCAACCATCAATGCAACAGTTCTCTGCTCCTCTGAACGCtcagcagcaacaacagcatTTTCAGTCAATTCGTGGTGGAATGGGTGGTGTTGGATCGGTTAAGTTGGAGCCACAGGTAAACAACGACCAGTTTgggcagcagcagcagcaattGTCTTCAAGGAATCTTGCTCAGGTGAAGTTGGAACCTCAACAGCTTCAAACAATGAGAAACATGGCAGCAGTAAAAATGGAGCCTCAACATACTGATCAACAGTTTTTGCATCAGCAAcagcaacagcagcaacaacaacaacaacttctCCACATGTCAAGGCAATCCTCTCAGGCTGCTGCTGCTCACATGAATCATCTGTTGCAGCAGCAGAGACTTTtgcaatatcaacaacatcagcaacagcaacaacaacaactcttGAAGGCAATGCCTCAACAACGACCCCATCTACCACAGCAGTTTCAACAGCAGAATATGCGGTCTCCTGTGAAGCCTCCTTATGAACCTGGAATGTGTGCTAGGCGGCTAACCCATTACATGTATCAGCAACAGCATAGACCTGAA GATAATAACATTGAATTCTGGAGGAAATTTGTTGCTGAGTATTTTGCTCCGAATGCCAAAAAGAAGTGGTGTGTTTCCATGTATGGAAGTGGCAGACAAACTACTGGAGTTTTCCCTCAG gATGTATGGCACTGTGAAATATGTAATCGCAAACCTGGCCGTGGGTTTG AAGCAACTGCGGAGGTTCTTCCTAggcttttcaaaataaagtatGAAAGTGGTACTCTGGAAGAGCTCCTTTATGTTGACATGCCTCGAGAATACCATAATTCCTCTGGACAAATTGTCCTAGATTATGCAAAAGCAATacaagaaagtgtttttgagcAACTTCGTGTTGTTCGTGATGGTCAGCTTCGAATAGTTTTTTCTCCAGACCTGAAG ATATGCTCTTGGGAATTTTGTGCTCGGCGACATGAAGAGCTCATTCCTAGAAGACTGTTAATACCTCag ATTAGTCAGCTTGGAGCAGTTGCTCAAAAATACCAGGCAATTACTCAAAATGCGACACCCAACTTATCTGTTCCAGAGTTACAAAGTAATTGCAACAT GTTTGTTGCATCAGCCCGTCAGTTGGCAAAAGCTTTGGAAGTTCCATTGGTCAATGATTTAGGATATACAAAGAGATATGTGCGGTGCCTTCAG ATATCAGAAGTGGTAAATAGTATGAAAGACCTGATAGATTATAGCAGAGAAACACGAACTGGACCCATGG ACAGCTTAGCAAAATTTCCTCGTAGAACAAGTGGTTCGTCTGGACTTCATAGTCAGGCACAACAGTCTGAAGATCATTTACAGCAGCAGTCACAGCCTCAGCAGCCACTCCCGCATATGGTTCCCCATACTTCAAATGGTGATCAAAATTCTGTGCAAACTGCTGCGATGCAGATTACTTCTACCAATGGTGTGACAAATGTAAATAATTCTGTCAATGCAGCATCTGCATCAACCACCACAAGCACCATTGTTGGACTTCTCCACCAGAATTCTGTGAATTCTAGACAAAATTCAATGAACAATGCAAGTAGTCCTTATGGAGGTAGTTCGGTTCAAATTCCATCCCCAGGTTCGTCTGGTAATGTTCCACAAGCGCAACCAAATGCATCCCCTTTTCAATCACCCACACCATCCTCATCTAACAATCCACAAACATCTCATCCGGCATTAACTTCTGGAAACCACATGGGTACGGCAAATTCACCAGCCAATATTCCCTTGCAACAACAACAGACTTCTCACCCTGCTGAAGCTGACACGACGGATGCCCAGAGCTCAGTCCAGAAAATCATTCATGATATGATGATGTCCTCCCAGATGAACGGCCCAGGTGGAATGACTGGTTCTCTTGGAAACGACATGAAAAATGTAAACGGGATTCTACAAGGGAGTAACAATTCAGGGCTCAACAATAACGGTGGCCATGTGGGTAATGGGGGTGTGAACAGTAATTCAGGTGTTGGGGTTGGTGGTTATGGCACAATGGGTCTTGGTCCATCGGGTATGAGCAATGGAATGAGACCTGTAATGGGACATAATTCCATAATGAATGGAAGGGGAGGACTGGCATCTCTTGCTCGCGAGCAAGTTATGAATCAGCAGGATTTGTCAACCCAACTACTTAGTGGGCTAGGAGCAGTAAATGGCTTTAATAATCTTCAATTTGATTGGAAACCATCTCCATGA
- the LOC106764757 gene encoding transcriptional corepressor SEUSS isoform X2 yields MMSDQQHSQQLELQSFQHSQPSMQQFSAPLNAQQQQQHFQSIRGGMGGVGSVKLEPQVNNDQFGQQQQQLSSRNLAQVKLEPQQLQTMRNMAAVKMEPQHTDQQFLHQQQQQQQQQQQLLHMSRQSSQAAAAHMNHLLQQQRLLQYQQHQQQQQQQLLKAMPQQRPHLPQQFQQQNMRSPVKPPYEPGMCARRLTHYMYQQQHRPEDNNIEFWRKFVAEYFAPNAKKKWCVSMYGSGRQTTGVFPQDVWHCEICNRKPGRGFEATAEVLPRLFKIKYESGTLEELLYVDMPREYHNSSGQIVLDYAKAIQESVFEQLRVVRDGQLRIVFSPDLKICSWEFCARRHEELIPRRLLIPQISQLGAVAQKYQAITQNATPNLSVPELQSNCNMFVASARQLAKALEVPLVNDLGYTKRYVRCLQISEVVNSMKDLIDYSRETRTGPMDSLAKFPRRTSGSSGLHSQAQQSEDHLQQQSQPQQPLPHMVPHTSNGDQNSVQTAAMQITSTNGVTNVNNSVNAASASTTTSTIVGLLHQNSVNSRQNSMNNASSPYGGSSVQIPSPGSSGNVPQAQPNASPFQSPTPSSSNNPQTSHPALTSGNHMGTANSPANIPLQQQQTSHPAEADTTDAQSSVQKIIHDMMMSSQMNGPGGMTGSLGNDMKNVNGILQGSNNSGLNNNGGHVGNGGVNSNSGVGVGGYGTMGLGPSGMSNGMRPVMGHNSIMNGRGGLASLAREQVMNQQDLSTQLLSGLGAVNGFNNLQFDWKPSP; encoded by the exons ATGATGTCAGATCAACAGCATTCCCAGCAACTCGAACTTCAGAGTTTTCAGCATAGTCAACCATCAATGCAACAGTTCTCTGCTCCTCTGAACGCtcagcagcaacaacagcatTTTCAGTCAATTCGTGGTGGAATGGGTGGTGTTGGATCGGTTAAGTTGGAGCCACAGGTAAACAACGACCAGTTTgggcagcagcagcagcaattGTCTTCAAGGAATCTTGCTCAGGTGAAGTTGGAACCTCAACAGCTTCAAACAATGAGAAACATGGCAGCAGTAAAAATGGAGCCTCAACATACTGATCAACAGTTTTTGCATCAGCAAcagcaacagcagcaacaacaacaacaacttctCCACATGTCAAGGCAATCCTCTCAGGCTGCTGCTGCTCACATGAATCATCTGTTGCAGCAGCAGAGACTTTtgcaatatcaacaacatcagcaacagcaacaacaacaactcttGAAGGCAATGCCTCAACAACGACCCCATCTACCACAGCAGTTTCAACAGCAGAATATGCGGTCTCCTGTGAAGCCTCCTTATGAACCTGGAATGTGTGCTAGGCGGCTAACCCATTACATGTATCAGCAACAGCATAGACCTGAA GATAATAACATTGAATTCTGGAGGAAATTTGTTGCTGAGTATTTTGCTCCGAATGCCAAAAAGAAGTGGTGTGTTTCCATGTATGGAAGTGGCAGACAAACTACTGGAGTTTTCCCTCAG gATGTATGGCACTGTGAAATATGTAATCGCAAACCTGGCCGTGGGTTTG AAGCAACTGCGGAGGTTCTTCCTAggcttttcaaaataaagtatGAAAGTGGTACTCTGGAAGAGCTCCTTTATGTTGACATGCCTCGAGAATACCATAATTCCTCTGGACAAATTGTCCTAGATTATGCAAAAGCAATacaagaaagtgtttttgagcAACTTCGTGTTGTTCGTGATGGTCAGCTTCGAATAGTTTTTTCTCCAGACCTGAAG ATATGCTCTTGGGAATTTTGTGCTCGGCGACATGAAGAGCTCATTCCTAGAAGACTGTTAATACCTCag ATTAGTCAGCTTGGAGCAGTTGCTCAAAAATACCAGGCAATTACTCAAAATGCGACACCCAACTTATCTGTTCCAGAGTTACAAAGTAATTGCAACAT GTTTGTTGCATCAGCCCGTCAGTTGGCAAAAGCTTTGGAAGTTCCATTGGTCAATGATTTAGGATATACAAAGAGATATGTGCGGTGCCTTCAG ATATCAGAAGTGGTAAATAGTATGAAAGACCTGATAGATTATAGCAGAGAAACACGAACTGGACCCATGG ACAGCTTAGCAAAATTTCCTCGTAGAACAAGTGGTTCGTCTGGACTTCATAGTCAGGCACAACAGTCTGAAGATCATTTACAGCAGCAGTCACAGCCTCAGCAGCCACTCCCGCATATGGTTCCCCATACTTCAAATGGTGATCAAAATTCTGTGCAAACTGCTGCGATGCAGATTACTTCTACCAATGGTGTGACAAATGTAAATAATTCTGTCAATGCAGCATCTGCATCAACCACCACAAGCACCATTGTTGGACTTCTCCACCAGAATTCTGTGAATTCTAGACAAAATTCAATGAACAATGCAAGTAGTCCTTATGGAGGTAGTTCGGTTCAAATTCCATCCCCAGGTTCGTCTGGTAATGTTCCACAAGCGCAACCAAATGCATCCCCTTTTCAATCACCCACACCATCCTCATCTAACAATCCACAAACATCTCATCCGGCATTAACTTCTGGAAACCACATGGGTACGGCAAATTCACCAGCCAATATTCCCTTGCAACAACAACAGACTTCTCACCCTGCTGAAGCTGACACGACGGATGCCCAGAGCTCAGTCCAGAAAATCATTCATGATATGATGATGTCCTCCCAGATGAACGGCCCAGGTGGAATGACTGGTTCTCTTGGAAACGACATGAAAAATGTAAACGGGATTCTACAAGGGAGTAACAATTCAGGGCTCAACAATAACGGTGGCCATGTGGGTAATGGGGGTGTGAACAGTAATTCAGGTGTTGGGGTTGGTGGTTATGGCACAATGGGTCTTGGTCCATCGGGTATGAGCAATGGAATGAGACCTGTAATGGGACATAATTCCATAATGAATGGAAGGGGAGGACTGGCATCTCTTGCTCGCGAGCAAGTTATGAATCAGCAGGATTTGTCAACCCAACTACTTAGTGGGCTAGGAGCAGTAAATGGCTTTAATAATCTTCAATTTGATTGGAAACCATCTCCATGA
- the LOC106763665 gene encoding agamous-like MADS-box protein AGL62, translating into MDSKNMAKKTMKKTKGRQKIEIKKMSNEHNLRVTFSKRRTGIFKKASELATLCGVDIAVIMFSPSNQVFSFGSPNVDPVIQRYTAQGPPPLLTLDLNEAHSTVDEGELHAQLNNLSDQMAAEKKHEEALKRLMKDVEEHSWWAMPMDSMNDAQLEKYKKMLEDLKECVNEKREKLLLQTTFSYNSPTQFLTGGNNSFSNVDNSETIHTPLSL; encoded by the coding sequence ATGGATTCCAAGAACATGGCAAAGAAGACCATGAAGAAGACCAAGGGTCGTCAGAAGATTGAGATAAAAAAGATGAGCAACGAGCATAACCTTCGGGTGACGTTCTCCAAGCGTCGAACTGGGATTTTCAAGAAAGCCAGCGAACTTGCTACCCTCTGTGGTGTGGACATTGCTGTCATCATGTTTTCACCGAGTAACCAGGTTTTCTCCTTCGGAAGCCCTAATGTGGATCCTGTTATCCAACGCTACACAGCGCAAGGTCCACCTCCGCTCCTCACGCTAGACCTGAACGAGGCTCACAGCACCGTGGACGAGGGAGAACTCCATGCGCAACTCAACAACTTGTCCGACCAGATGGCGGCGGAGAAGAAGCATGAAGAGGCTCTGAAACGTCTGATGAAGGATGTGGAGGAACACTCGTGGTGGGCCATGCCGATGGATAGCATGAACGATGCGCAGCTAGAGAAGTACAAGAAGATGTTGGAGGATCTGAAGGAATGTGTGAATGAAAAACGTGAGAAGCTCCTCCTTCAGACCACTTTTTCTTACAACTCACCGACTCAGTTTCTCACAGGTGGAAACAACTCCTTTTCCAATGTTGATAACTCTGAAACTATACATACGCCATTGTCGTTGTAG
- the LOC106763666 gene encoding uncharacterized protein LOC106763666 — protein sequence MTYWSVVPDKWSYFEVVDAIKDLGYIKVIEIFYCVENILHKLVDDRDAMNMVNVAKYFGEVHLFMVHGVDDEPEVVENEVTEQVLLLCHESLDSGEDSHVGGGEDEVELRGLDEVEVQGLDNEVEVQGEEEEEVKVEDEQQVQGEGEEEVEVKDEQHV from the exons ATGACTTATTGGAGTGTGGTCCCTGACAAATGGAGTTATTTCGAAGTGGTAGATGCCATTAAGGACTTGGGGTATATTAAAgtgattgaaatattttattgcgTTGAAAATATTTTGCATAAGTTGGTTGATGACAGAGATGCAATGAACATGGTAAACGTTGCCAAGTATTTTGGGGAAGTTCACTTGTTTATGGTTCACGGTGTGGATGATGAGCCAGAGGTTGTTGAAAATGAAGTAACTGAACAAGTTCTTTTGCTCTGTCATGAAAGTTTAGACAGTGGAGAAGATAGCCACGTAGGTGGGGGTGAGGATGAAGTGGAGTTGCGGGGTTTGGATGAAGTGGAGGTGCAGGGTTTGGATAATGAAGTGGAGGTGCAG ggggaggaggaggaggaagtaAAGGTGGAGGATGAACAACAGGTGCAGGGAGAGGGGGAGGAAGAAGTAGAGGTTAAGGATGAACAACATGTGTAG